In Fibrobacter sp., a genomic segment contains:
- the rpmJ gene encoding 50S ribosomal protein L36, with protein MKLKASIKPRCENCKIIRRKGVLRIICSKNPRHKQKQG; from the coding sequence ATGAAACTCAAAGCCTCCATCAAACCCAGATGTGAAAACTGCAAGATCATCCGTCGTAAGGGTGTATTGCGCATCATCTGTTCGAAGAACCCCCGTCACAAGCAGAAGCAGGGATAA